One window of the Dermacentor silvarum isolate Dsil-2018 unplaced genomic scaffold, BIME_Dsil_1.4 Seq505, whole genome shotgun sequence genome contains the following:
- the LOC119435181 gene encoding uncharacterized protein LOC119435181: protein MQSIFQAPLVLMTDNSRPEKDALKKTWPTAEQLLCQFHVLQAEWRWLTATANKVPKEDRRQLMAAFQKILYAKDLSQLQAAKEHLRTVGHEGYIRRVEAFLCCEKEWVQMYRTNLATRGHNTNNYSEASIRILKDVVLCRTKAFNAVALVEIVVSTWEKYFETRLLRHAHHREASHRLTFEHLLQDLPKLPAGSIRKSGETYYVPSSSSTVTHEVQADVGICSCWVGSRGAFCKHQAAVQREFGGCFPNSPMLTPADCKQLGQLALGERCPPLQFYLPMRPAQQGVNIAESDSGVPSQQEPGPSTASSFSPQAGPSTAPDFSPQPGPSTVPDYCPEPGPSTVPDYCPEPGPSTAPDYCPEPGPSTAPDFSAQPEDPEEMYSALEKALRKMHKLAEGNAAYTVLLRSFTDGIGKVSSSSGAYSMLLRLNAAARAERRHGKKIRVQPTALARRRPGVTRKSTRIPPGRPAKAGNARKSKRGHKLSDSVRANVPAAKSH from the exons ATGCAATCCATATTCCAGGCTCCTTTAGTACTGATGACGGACAACTCCCGTCCTGAAAAGGATGCTCTTAAAAAGACATGGCCCACAGCAGAGCAGCTCCTATGCCAGTTTCATGTGCTGCAAGCAGAATGGCGCTGGCTAACTGCAACTGCTAACAAAGTCCCCAAGGAAGACCGACGTCAGCTGATGGCTGCCTTCCAAAAG ATACTGTATGCAAAGGACCTGAGCCAGCTTCAGGCAGCAAAGGAGCACCTGCGCACTGTTGGGCATGAAGGCTACATCCGCCGAGTAGAGGCATTTCTTTGCTGTGAAAAGGAGTGGGTACAGATGTACCGAACAAATCTAGCGACAAGGGGGCACAACACAAATAATTATTCGGAAGCATCGATAAGAATCCTAAAAGATGTTGTCCTTTGCCGGACAAAAGCATTCAATGCTGTTGCCTTGGTCGAAATAGTAGTCTCAACTTGGGAAAAGTATTTTGAGACCAGGCTTCTGCGGCATGCGCACCATCGAGAAGCGTCGCATCGCCTGACATTTGAGCACCTGCTGCAAGACCTGCCAAAGCTGCCCGCAGGGAGCATCAGAAAATCTGGTGAAACGTACTATGTGCCCAGCTCCTCAAGCACGGTGACACACGAAGTACAAGCTGATGTGGGTATATGCAGCTGTTGGGTAGGCAGCCGAGGTGCCTTCTGTAAGCACCAGGCTGCAGTGCAGAGGGAATTCGGAGGGTGCTTCCCTAACAGCCCTATGCTCACACCAGCAGATTGCAAGCAGCTCGGGCAACTTGCACTAGGTGAGCGATGCCCCCCACTCCAATTCTATTTGCCAATGAGGCCAGCACAGCAAGGTGTCAACATAGCGGAAAGCGACTCGGGTGTACCATCACAACAAGAGCCAGGCCCAAGCACCGCTTCCAGCTTCAGTCCACAGGCAGGGCCAAGCACCGCTCCCGACTTCAGTCCACAGCCAGGGCCAAGCACTGTTCCCGACTACTGTCCAGAGCCAGGGCCAAGCACTGTTCCCGACTACTGTCCAGAGCCAGGGCCAAGCACTGCTCCTGACTACTGTCCAGAGCCAGGGCCAAGCACTGCTCCTGACTTCAGTGCACAACCAGAG GACCCCGAAGAAATGTACAGTGCATTGGAAAAGGCGCTCAGGAAAATGCACAAGCTTGCAGAAGGGAACGCCGCCTACACAGTGTTGCTGAGGAGCTTTACCGATGGAATAGGAAAAGTTTCCAGCAGCAGTGGAGCATACAGCATGCTCCTGAGGCTAAATGCTGCTGCTCGAGCAGAGAGACGCCATGGAAAAAAAATCCGGGTCCAGCCAACAGCCTTGGCAAGGCGCCGACCCGGAGTCACCAGAAAATCCACCCGAATTCCTCCTGGTCGGCCAGCCAAAGCTGGCAATGCTAGGAAGTCTAAACGCGGGCACAAATTAAGTGATTCAGTTCGTGCGAATGTGCCGGCAGCTAAGAGCCACTAA